From Sinorhizobium sp. B11:
ATTAACCATCTCGCTTCGATTTCGTGAACGACGTTCAAAATTATTCTTGAACGTCGTTCAGGATTCTGCCATAACTCAACTTGTGAACAACGTTCATAAACCGGAGGAAAGAAATGTTCAAACTGATTTCGACTTTGTTGCGGGGCAGGGCATACGATGCCGAACAGGCCTTTGCCGATCGCAATGCCGTACCTCTGCTCGCCCAGCAGATTCGCGATGCCGCACAATCGATCCAGTCGGCCCGCCGCAGCGTGGCGATCGCCATTGCCCAGAACGAGCAGGAGCGGGCTCAGCACGCAACGATCGTTTCCCGGATCGACGATCTCGAGACTCGCGCCGCTGCTGCGCTTGCCAAGGGCAATGAAGCACTGGCCCGTGAGGCTGCCGAAGCGATCGCCTATCTCGAGGCCGAGCGCGATCAATCCGAAAAGGCCCAGGCGCAGTTCACGACTGCTATCGACAAGCTGAAGGGAATTGTCCGCATCTCCGAAATGCGGTTGCAGGAACTACAGCGTGGCGAGCGTCTGGCCCGCGCCACCGAAGAGGCGCAGAAGCTCGATGTCGTCGTTGCCGGCACAGGCCTTGCGACGCTTGACGATGCCGAGGAGACGCTTGCGCGCCTTCGCATCCGTCAGAACCAGAATGAGATGACGGCCTCGGCCCTGAAGGCGATGGAGACTTCGACCGCTCCTGCCGGCATCATCGAGAAGCTTGCCAATGCCGGATGCGGTGCGCCGTTGCGCTCTTCCGCCGATGACGTGCTCGCCCGCCTGCGCAGCCGCATCAACCCCGCCGCTTAAAATCAGCATCATCAAACCTGAGGGAATCACGACAATGAACGACAGTTTCCAGAAACATTCCGCCAGCTGGGTCAGCTTCTCCTACATCTCCTTCGGCGCCGCAGCCTTCATGCTGGCGCTCGGCCTCTATATGATGCCGCTCGATCTCTGGGGCAAAGGCTACCTGGCGATGGGCATCCTGATGCTGGTTCAAACGACGGTAAATATAACCAAGACGCTGCGCGACAATGCTGAATCCGAAAAGCTGATCCGCAAGGTTGAAGACGCCCGCACCGAGAAGCTGCTCGTCAAGTTCAATCGTAACGGTGAAGACTAATCTTCATTAACTACACCACAGAGTTGTTGCTATACTCAACTTTTGCGTAACAACTCTGTGGCCTTCTCTGCGAGCCAATGGAGGATCTGCCGTGCAAACCAACCTGATGACATCAAGGAAATTCGCGCCGCTGTTCTGGACGCAGTTCCTCACCGCGTTCAACGACAACTTCCTGAAGAATACTCTTGTATTCCTGATCCTCTTCCAGATGTCGGCTGCCGAGGGCGCGGCACTGGTCACACTTGCCGGCGTCGTCCTGATCATTCCATTCCTGTTGCTCTCGGCAATCGGCGGCGAACTCGCCGACAAGCACGACAAGGCCAAGGTCGCCGAACTGCTGAAGAGATGCGAGATTGCGGTGGCGGTCGTTGCTGTCGTCGGTCTTGCCTTCTCCTCCATCTGGATCCTGATGGCGGCGTTGTTTGGCTTTGGCGTCATCTCCGCGCTTTTCGGCCCGATCAAATACGGCATTCTGCCTGATCACCTGGAACGCCGCGACCTGCCGAAGGCCAATGCCTGGATCGAGGGCGGCACCTTCATCGCCATCCTCGGTGGCACCATCGTTGCCGCATTCGCCTTTTCCGGCGGCGACAATGTCCTCGTCTTCGGCACGATGATGATCGGTCTTTCGGTGCTGTGCTGGTTTGCCAGCCGGATGATCCCGGCAACCGGCTCCAAGGCTCCCGATCTCGAGGTCGATACCAACGTCATCCGCTCCAGCTACAACCTCGTCATGGAAATCCGCAGCGACAAGCGCCTGTGGCGTTCGGCGCTGATGAACTGCTGGTTCTGGCTGGTCGGCGCATTCGTGCTGTC
This genomic window contains:
- a CDS encoding PspA/IM30 family protein, translated to MFKLISTLLRGRAYDAEQAFADRNAVPLLAQQIRDAAQSIQSARRSVAIAIAQNEQERAQHATIVSRIDDLETRAAAALAKGNEALAREAAEAIAYLEAERDQSEKAQAQFTTAIDKLKGIVRISEMRLQELQRGERLARATEEAQKLDVVVAGTGLATLDDAEETLARLRIRQNQNEMTASALKAMETSTAPAGIIEKLANAGCGAPLRSSADDVLARLRSRINPAA